One Phocaeicola dorei genomic region harbors:
- a CDS encoding AAA family ATPase has translation MNNNMLCGCLTANQAMEKALALPPIKALYETFWYENELCIFFAEANVGKSLYAMQMAEHIAQERKVMYLDYELSLSQFRSRYTNDETGVPYQFSDNLFRPSLRIEQVSDDREVEERLFKKIEEGVRMGIKTYVVDNITYLCGKLDQGIEATRIMKRLSAMKHTYGLSLLVIAHTKKRNSKKEIEADDLAGSKRLMNFCDSSFALGKSREDSKTIYLKQIKVRQGENKHGKDNVILYRIVKDDNFPRFVEEGCSEEEKLLKPSKSEDKGILKAKMKILHEEGLSNRAIAKELGIAEGTVRNWLKELEEVVNVSTEPSSMVQEESEAEYVEYEEVA, from the coding sequence ATGAACAACAATATGTTATGCGGATGCTTGACCGCTAATCAGGCAATGGAGAAGGCTTTGGCTTTACCGCCTATAAAGGCTTTGTATGAAACATTTTGGTATGAGAATGAACTCTGTATCTTCTTTGCAGAAGCTAACGTTGGTAAGTCCTTGTATGCTATGCAGATGGCAGAACATATAGCCCAAGAGCGTAAGGTGATGTACTTGGATTATGAGCTGTCTTTGAGCCAATTCCGTTCACGTTACACCAATGATGAAACGGGAGTGCCTTACCAGTTCTCTGATAATCTCTTTCGTCCAAGTCTGAGGATAGAACAGGTTTCGGATGATAGAGAGGTAGAAGAACGGTTGTTCAAGAAGATAGAAGAAGGTGTGAGGATGGGTATTAAAACTTACGTAGTGGATAATATAACTTATTTGTGTGGTAAACTTGACCAAGGGATTGAAGCGACACGGATAATGAAACGATTGTCCGCAATGAAGCATACATACGGGCTGAGTTTGTTGGTAATAGCCCATACGAAGAAGCGAAACTCCAAAAAGGAAATTGAAGCGGATGATTTGGCGGGGTCCAAACGGCTGATGAACTTCTGTGATAGCAGTTTTGCTTTGGGAAAATCACGTGAGGATAGTAAAACCATCTACTTGAAACAAATAAAAGTCCGTCAAGGAGAGAACAAACATGGCAAGGATAATGTAATTCTGTATCGGATAGTTAAAGATGATAACTTCCCACGGTTTGTAGAAGAAGGTTGTTCGGAAGAGGAGAAACTATTGAAGCCGTCCAAGAGTGAGGACAAGGGTATTTTAAAGGCTAAGATGAAGATACTGCACGAGGAAGGTCTGAGCAATAGGGCGATTGCTAAAGAGTTGGGGATAGCCGAGGGTACGGTACGGAATTGGCTGAAAGAATTGGAAGAGGTTGTCAATGTATCTACTGAACCATCTTCAATGGTACAAGAGGAATCGGAAGCCGAATATGTGGAATATGAGGAAGTAGCATAA
- a CDS encoding porin family protein: MKKIISVLMVAVCLMMAAPAQAQLHFGVKGGLNLSKVSFSKSDLKGDNKTGWFIGPMAEFTLPIIGIGADVAALYSQTELAAKGYSTDAKLKTIEIPVNLKWSFGLGSMLGAYIAAGPQFGFNIGNKKGFMNYDLKKNNTSFNVGAGVKLIRHLQLGVNYNFALGHTATLYADPNIILDGKPLTQDVKIKNNTWQVSLAYLF, encoded by the coding sequence ATGAAAAAGATTATTAGTGTATTAATGGTAGCTGTATGTTTGATGATGGCTGCTCCTGCTCAGGCTCAGTTGCACTTTGGAGTAAAAGGTGGCTTGAACCTGTCAAAGGTTAGTTTCTCGAAATCAGATTTAAAAGGAGATAATAAAACCGGTTGGTTCATTGGTCCGATGGCTGAATTCACCCTGCCCATTATTGGGATTGGTGCGGATGTTGCGGCTTTGTATTCACAGACAGAACTGGCTGCAAAGGGATATTCCACCGATGCAAAACTGAAAACGATTGAGATTCCGGTAAATTTGAAATGGTCTTTCGGACTTGGAAGTATGTTGGGTGCTTATATTGCTGCCGGGCCTCAGTTCGGTTTCAATATTGGTAATAAGAAAGGATTTATGAATTATGATCTGAAGAAGAACAACACCAGCTTCAATGTGGGGGCAGGTGTGAAACTGATCCGCCATTTACAGCTTGGCGTGAATTATAATTTTGCTTTGGGGCATACTGCCACTCTTTATGCTGACCCTAATATAATCCTTGATGGTAAACCACTTACTCAGGATGTGAAGATAAAGAACAACACTTGGCAAGTTTCTTTGGCATACTTGTTCTAG